One region of Qipengyuania sp. SS22 genomic DNA includes:
- a CDS encoding putative bifunctional diguanylate cyclase/phosphodiesterase, which translates to MSEPVNPQQTSASALTTRQVIGLEAPEGSEWGVVHGQQYALLQERVKVRIGLHLTSFLLVAVTLYGSLPTVVLGAWGLALLTAVGFAARCDLGLGDADNRFIELEEMKSHAMASGAKGAMWSVGMLACAWLADPASVVLVWTVIAMLVVGSSASRFGAPLSSITFTLGAGIGGLAASLITAQFGLAVVVLMTTLLAIFGVIESARIRVAARLAESAMQEKSEVVSMLLREFEEGQADWLWQIDPRRRLKSVSPRFAFSLGKQPGQIEGESFLQLISGDGWKTGRFPPSLHELADKLKRKKNFSNLVVRVSIDGQDRWWELSGTPIVDELGTYQGFRGVGSDVTEQRESSEKIEYLARYDTLTQLPNRRMLNEALGEALKYAAEWRSRCAFLMIDLDRFKAINDSLGHLVGDRMLGEVAARLKSLVVEGEIVGRLGGDEFAVVIRDIANRERMDTLARDIIQRLSEPYHIENQVLYVGASVGSALGPRDGRTVEELLRNADLALYRAKGEGGGMHREYEPSLHANAEEKRQLEHSLRNALERDEMLLHYQPVVDATTEEIVSFEALIRWDSADHGFVSPGKFIPLAEDTRLIVPIGTWVMEEACREAANNWPANVKVNVNVSPEQLLETDFSATVVRALSDSGLDPKRLEIEVTESIFLRDASVARNALEECMALGCSVALDDFGTGYSSLGYLRKLKFSTIKVDRTFVQGAAQQSPESIAIIRAVVAMADSLGMTTTAEGVENEEEAEMIRSMGCTKIQGFHFGRPMPRGDVAGVFTRRAAEQRLKSA; encoded by the coding sequence GTGAGCGAGCCGGTAAACCCCCAACAAACCAGTGCATCTGCGCTGACGACTCGGCAGGTCATCGGGCTGGAAGCGCCCGAGGGCTCCGAGTGGGGCGTGGTTCACGGCCAGCAATATGCCTTGCTACAGGAACGGGTGAAGGTCCGTATCGGCCTGCATCTGACAAGCTTCCTGCTCGTCGCGGTGACGCTCTACGGTTCGCTTCCGACAGTAGTGCTCGGGGCGTGGGGGCTAGCGTTGCTTACCGCGGTGGGTTTCGCCGCCCGCTGCGACCTTGGACTGGGCGATGCCGACAATCGCTTTATCGAGCTCGAAGAGATGAAATCCCACGCCATGGCCTCGGGTGCCAAGGGCGCGATGTGGTCGGTGGGCATGCTCGCCTGCGCCTGGCTTGCGGATCCGGCATCGGTCGTACTCGTCTGGACCGTCATCGCCATGCTCGTCGTGGGGAGCAGCGCCAGCCGCTTCGGCGCGCCGCTCAGTTCGATTACCTTCACGCTTGGCGCCGGGATAGGCGGGCTGGCAGCCAGTCTCATTACCGCTCAGTTCGGGCTCGCCGTCGTAGTGCTCATGACCACGCTGCTGGCGATCTTCGGTGTTATCGAAAGTGCGCGAATCCGCGTGGCTGCCCGGCTCGCCGAATCGGCGATGCAGGAGAAGAGCGAAGTCGTTTCCATGCTGCTGCGCGAATTCGAGGAAGGCCAGGCCGACTGGCTGTGGCAAATCGATCCGCGCCGCCGCCTCAAATCGGTTTCGCCGCGTTTTGCCTTTTCGCTGGGCAAGCAGCCCGGCCAGATCGAGGGGGAATCCTTCCTCCAGCTGATCTCGGGCGATGGCTGGAAAACCGGCCGCTTCCCGCCAAGCCTGCACGAGCTGGCCGACAAGCTGAAGCGCAAGAAGAATTTCTCCAACCTCGTGGTCAGGGTCTCGATCGATGGGCAGGACCGTTGGTGGGAGCTGTCGGGTACGCCGATCGTCGACGAACTGGGCACGTATCAGGGGTTCCGCGGTGTCGGTTCGGACGTCACCGAGCAGCGCGAATCCTCGGAAAAGATCGAGTATCTTGCGCGCTACGATACGCTGACCCAGCTGCCCAACCGCCGCATGCTCAACGAGGCGTTGGGCGAGGCGCTCAAATACGCTGCCGAATGGCGCTCGCGCTGTGCGTTCCTCATGATCGACCTCGACCGGTTCAAGGCGATCAACGATTCGCTGGGGCACCTGGTCGGCGACCGGATGCTTGGCGAAGTCGCCGCACGGCTCAAGAGCCTGGTCGTCGAAGGCGAGATCGTGGGCCGCCTGGGCGGCGACGAATTCGCAGTGGTCATCCGCGACATCGCCAACCGCGAACGCATGGACACGCTGGCGCGCGACATCATCCAGCGACTTTCCGAGCCCTATCACATCGAAAACCAGGTCCTTTATGTCGGCGCCAGCGTCGGTTCGGCGCTGGGTCCGCGCGACGGGCGCACGGTCGAGGAATTGCTCCGCAACGCCGATCTCGCGCTTTATCGCGCGAAGGGCGAGGGCGGGGGCATGCACCGCGAATACGAACCCTCGCTACACGCCAATGCCGAAGAGAAGCGCCAGCTCGAACATTCGCTGCGCAACGCGCTCGAACGCGACGAGATGCTGCTGCACTATCAGCCGGTGGTGGACGCCACGACCGAAGAGATCGTCAGCTTCGAAGCGCTGATCCGCTGGGACAGCGCCGATCACGGTTTCGTCAGCCCGGGCAAGTTCATCCCGCTGGCCGAAGACACCCGCCTGATCGTGCCGATCGGGACCTGGGTGATGGAAGAGGCCTGTCGCGAAGCGGCGAACAATTGGCCCGCCAACGTCAAGGTCAACGTCAACGTCTCGCCCGAACAGCTGCTCGAAACCGACTTCTCCGCCACCGTCGTGCGCGCGCTGTCGGATAGCGGGCTCGATCCCAAGCGGCTCGAGATCGAGGTGACCGAGAGCATCTTCCTGCGCGACGCCAGCGTGGCGCGTAATGCGCTCGAAGAATGCATGGCGCTGGGATGCTCGGTTGCGCTCGACGATTTCGGGACCGGCTATTCCTCGCTCGGCTACCTGCGCAAGCTCAAGTTCTCGACCATCAAGGTCGACCGCACCTTCGTACAGGGCGCGGCGCAGCAAAGCCCCGAATCGATCGCGATCATCCGCGCGGTCGTGGCCATGGCCGACAGTCTCGGCATGACCACCACGGCGGAAGGCGTCGAGAACGAGGAAGAAGCCGAGATGATCCGCAGCATGGGCTGCACCAAGATCCAGGGCTTCCACTTCGGTCGCCCGATGCCGCGCGGCGATGTTGCGGGCGTCTTTACCCGCCGGGCAGCGGAGCAGCGGCTCAAAAGCGCCTGA
- the purQ gene encoding phosphoribosylformylglycinamidine synthase subunit PurQ, producing MTFRAAVITFPGSNCDRDMAVAIERVTGEGPLRVWHADTELPERLDFIALPGGFSYGDYLRSGAMAANSPVMRGVKQQAERGVPVLGVCNGFQVLTEAGLLPGALMRNASQNFICRTVPLTVENDSSRFTGGYSSGQTIHIPVAHHDGNYFADDATLDRIEGEGRVAFRYVENCNGSRRDIAGVLNAAGNVLGMMPHPERAVDPAHGGTDGLALFENALKALAEA from the coding sequence ATGACTTTCCGCGCCGCCGTAATCACCTTCCCCGGTTCCAATTGCGACCGCGACATGGCGGTGGCGATCGAGCGGGTTACGGGCGAAGGCCCGCTACGGGTCTGGCATGCCGATACCGAACTGCCCGAACGGCTTGATTTCATCGCGCTGCCCGGCGGCTTTTCCTATGGCGATTACCTGCGTTCGGGCGCGATGGCAGCGAACAGCCCGGTGATGCGCGGCGTCAAGCAGCAGGCCGAGCGCGGTGTGCCCGTGCTGGGCGTGTGCAACGGCTTCCAGGTCCTGACCGAAGCCGGCCTCCTGCCCGGCGCGCTGATGCGCAATGCCAGCCAGAACTTCATCTGCCGGACCGTTCCGCTGACGGTCGAAAACGACAGCTCACGCTTCACCGGCGGCTATTCCAGTGGCCAGACGATCCATATTCCGGTCGCGCATCACGATGGCAATTATTTTGCCGACGATGCGACGCTCGACCGGATCGAGGGCGAGGGCCGCGTGGCATTCCGTTATGTCGAGAATTGCAACGGATCGCGCCGCGATATTGCGGGTGTGCTCAATGCCGCAGGCAATGTGCTCGGCATGATGCCGCACCCCGAACGCGCGGTCGACCCGGCGCATGGCGGGACCGACGGACTGGCGCTGTTCGAAAATGCTTTGAAGGCCCTGGCCGAAGCCTGA
- the purS gene encoding phosphoribosylformylglycinamidine synthase subunit PurS, with product MKIRVHVSLKPGVLDPQGRAVHHALEGLGFDGVADVRVGRLIELEVADGTSDEALTDMCEKLLANTVIENYRIEKVG from the coding sequence ATGAAAATCCGCGTCCATGTCTCGCTCAAGCCCGGCGTCCTCGACCCGCAGGGCCGCGCCGTCCATCATGCGCTCGAAGGTCTGGGCTTCGACGGAGTTGCCGATGTCCGCGTGGGCCGGTTGATCGAACTCGAGGTCGCCGACGGCACGAGCGACGAGGCGCTGACCGATATGTGCGAGAAGCTGCTCGCCAATACGGTGATCGAAAACTACCGCATCGAGAAGGTCGGCTGA
- the glmS gene encoding glutamine--fructose-6-phosphate transaminase (isomerizing) — protein MCGIIGIVGAEPVAERLVDGLRRMEYRGYDSAGICTLDKGELIRRRAEGKLNNLVVELADNPAPGDTGIAHTRWATHGAPTARNAHPHATEQVALVHNGIIENYKELRAELRADGRKFESDTDSEVVAHLVSRLVETGSTPQEAVATVLPRLRGAFSLAIAFRDHPDLLIGARLGSPLVVGYGDGETYIGSDALALAPLTQQISYLEEGDWVVVSRGGATIYDAENHAVEREVSISGASAAAIEKGNYRHFMQKEIFEQPTVVAQTLGSYLRQSDNSVALPQFDFDISSVRRITIVACGTSYYAGMVAKYWFERFARVPVDIDVASEFRYREPVLEDGGLALFISQSGETADTLAALRHCKEHGQTIGVIVNVPTSSMAREADLLLPTHAGPEIGVASTKAFSCQLAVLAALAAHMAVKKGLMSREEEQEVVGHLLEAPAALNAALDHDDDIASMAHLVAPARDVLYLGRGPDFPLALEGALKLKEISYIHAEGYASGEMKHGPIALIDEDVPVIVLAPSGPLFEKTVSNMEEVRARGGQIVLISDAEGLEAAGEGCLATIEMPRVHPLIAPLVYAIPVQLLAYHVACVKGTDVDQPRNLAKSVTVE, from the coding sequence ATGTGCGGAATTATCGGTATCGTCGGTGCAGAACCCGTTGCGGAACGGCTGGTCGATGGCCTCCGCCGGATGGAATACCGTGGTTATGACAGCGCCGGGATCTGCACGCTCGACAAGGGCGAACTGATCCGCAGGCGGGCCGAGGGCAAGCTCAACAATCTGGTGGTCGAATTGGCCGACAATCCTGCCCCCGGTGACACCGGGATCGCGCATACGCGCTGGGCCACGCACGGAGCGCCGACCGCGCGCAACGCACATCCGCACGCGACCGAGCAGGTGGCGCTGGTCCACAACGGGATCATCGAGAACTACAAGGAACTGCGCGCCGAACTGCGCGCGGATGGCCGTAAATTCGAAAGCGATACCGATAGCGAAGTGGTTGCGCATTTGGTGTCGCGGCTGGTCGAGACGGGTAGCACCCCGCAGGAAGCCGTCGCCACTGTGTTGCCACGCCTGCGCGGGGCCTTCTCGCTGGCGATCGCCTTCCGCGACCATCCCGATCTGCTGATCGGTGCACGGCTCGGCTCGCCGCTGGTCGTCGGTTATGGCGATGGCGAAACCTATATCGGGTCGGACGCGCTGGCGCTGGCCCCGCTGACCCAGCAGATCAGCTATCTCGAAGAAGGCGATTGGGTGGTCGTGTCGCGCGGTGGCGCAACGATCTATGATGCGGAGAACCACGCGGTCGAGCGTGAAGTGTCCATTTCGGGAGCTTCGGCGGCGGCGATAGAGAAGGGCAATTATCGCCACTTCATGCAGAAGGAGATTTTCGAGCAGCCGACCGTGGTCGCGCAGACGCTCGGCTCCTATTTGCGCCAGTCGGACAATTCGGTTGCATTGCCGCAGTTCGATTTCGACATTTCCAGCGTCAGGCGCATTACCATCGTCGCCTGCGGCACGTCCTACTATGCCGGCATGGTCGCGAAATACTGGTTCGAACGCTTCGCGCGCGTGCCCGTCGACATCGATGTGGCGTCGGAGTTCCGCTATCGCGAACCGGTGCTCGAGGATGGGGGGCTGGCGCTGTTCATCTCGCAGAGCGGGGAGACGGCGGATACGCTCGCCGCGCTGCGCCACTGCAAGGAGCATGGTCAGACCATCGGCGTGATCGTCAACGTGCCGACCAGCTCGATGGCGCGCGAAGCCGATCTGCTGTTGCCGACGCATGCCGGACCCGAGATCGGCGTCGCCTCGACCAAGGCATTCAGTTGCCAGCTTGCCGTGCTCGCCGCGCTGGCGGCGCATATGGCGGTGAAGAAAGGGCTGATGAGCCGGGAAGAAGAGCAGGAGGTTGTCGGCCATCTGCTCGAAGCGCCCGCCGCGCTCAACGCCGCGCTCGACCATGATGACGATATCGCCAGCATGGCGCATCTGGTCGCCCCGGCGCGCGATGTTCTTTATCTCGGCCGTGGCCCGGATTTCCCGCTTGCGCTCGAAGGCGCGCTGAAGCTGAAGGAGATCAGCTATATCCATGCCGAGGGCTATGCCAGCGGGGAAATGAAGCATGGGCCGATCGCACTGATTGACGAGGACGTCCCCGTGATTGTGCTCGCGCCGTCTGGTCCACTGTTCGAAAAGACCGTGTCGAACATGGAAGAGGTGCGCGCGCGTGGCGGGCAGATCGTGCTGATCTCCGATGCCGAAGGTTTGGAAGCTGCGGGCGAGGGCTGCCTCGCAACGATCGAGATGCCGCGCGTCCATCCGCTGATCGCACCTTTGGTTTACGCGATCCCGGTGCAATTGCTCGCTTATCATGTCGCGTGCGTCAAAGGCACCGATGTCGATCAGCCGCGAAATCTGGCGAAATCCGTTACTGTGGAGTAA